ctaaccctaaccctaaccctaagcctaaccctaaccctaaccctaagcctaaccctaaccctaaccctaaccctaaccctaaccctaaccctaagcctaaccctaaccctaaccctaagcctaaccctaaccctaaccctaagcctaaccctaaccctaaccctaaccctaaccctaaccctaagcctaaccctaagcctaagcctaagcctaagcctaaccctaagcctaaccctaagcctaaccctaagcctaaccctaagcctaaccctaagcctaaccctaaccctaagcctaaccctaagcctaaccctaagcctaaccctaagcctaaccctaagcctaaccccctaaccctaagcctaaccctaaccctaaccctaaccctaaccctaagcctaaccctaaccctaaccctaaccctaagcctaagcctaaccctaaccctaaccctaaccctaagcctaaccctaaccctaaccctaaccctaagcctaaccctaaccctaaccctaaccctaaccctaaccctaaccctaagcctaaccctaagcctaaccctaagcctaagcctaaccctaagcctaaccctaaccctaaccctaaccctaagcctaagcctaaccctaagcctaaccctaagcctaaccctaaccctaaccctaagcctaaccctaagcctaaccctaagcctaagcctaagcctaagcctaagcctaagcctaaccctaaccctaaccctaaccctaaccctaaccctaaccctaaccctaaccctaaccctaaccctaaccctaagcctaaccctaagcctaagcctaaccctaaccctaaccctaaccctaaccctaaccctaaccctaaccctaaccctaaccctaaccctaaccctaaccctaaccctaaccctaaccctaaccctaaccctaaccctaaccctaaccctaaccctaaccctaaccctaaccctaaccctaaccctaaccctaaccctaaccctaaccctaaccctaacccttctgCCTTGGTGGGATTCGATCCTGTGAAGTCTTGACTTCCATAGCAGAGCACTAGCACTGTGAGCTATCCCTCCCCTCCCTGTCAGCCCACCTTTTTTTTGGGCCTTTATCTCGGTGTTTCTATGACGTGTCCATATTTTCCCAGCCCCAACCCCAAGAATGAAAGGTTTGCAGGGACCAGCTGTTTTGTGGGGAAATGTGGATTCAGGGGTCGTGGCCTTTCCAAACTTCACAAGCGCTCCTTTCAaacgcgcgggggggggggctggcgcgggggtctggcgcgggggtggctGGCACGGGGTGGCTCGCGCAGGGGGGGCTGGCGCAGGGGATGTctggcgcggggtgtctggcgcaGGGGGGCctggagcggggggggtggcgGGGGTGGCTGGTGCGGGGGGGTGGCGCAAGGGTCTGGCGCGAGGGCTGGCGAGGGGGCTGGCCGGGGGGCTCGCAGGGGGGGCTGGCGGTGGAGCTGGCGCAAGGGTCTGGAGCAGAGGGTGTCTGGCGTGGTGCTTGTCAGGCGCGGGAGGGCTGGCGCGGGGGTCTGGCGCGGGGGCTGCCACGGGGGCCTcgtgggggggctggcgcgggtgGGGGGCTGGCACGGGGTGTccggcgcgggggtgtctggagCGGGGGGCCTGGCGCGGGGGTGCTGGCGAGGGGGGGGCTGGCAGGGGtgctggcgcgggggggctggcgcaaGGGGCTGGCGCGAGGAGGGCTGGCGGGGGGGCTCGCaggggggctggcgggggggctGGCGGAAGGGTCTGGAGCAGGGGGGTGTCTGGCGTGGGggttgtctggcgcggggggctgCCACGGGGGGGGCTGGTGCGGGGGAGGCTGTCGCGGGGTGTCTGGCACGGGGGTGGCTGGTGCGgcggtctggcgcgggggtggctGGTGCGGGGGTGGCTGGCACGGGGGGCCTCGCAGGGGGGCTGGCGCAAGGGTCTggagcggggggtgtctggcgtggggtggctggcgcgggggggcctGGCGCGGGGCTGCCGCGGGGACCTCACGGGGGGGGCTGCcgtgggggggctggcgcgggggggcctGGCGCAGGGGGTCTTGCGTGGGGGTGGCTGGCGCGGGTTGGGCTGACGCagggggctggtggggggggcTCATGGGGTTTCTGGCAcgtggggtgtctggcgcggggggggctgGTGCGGGGGTCCGGCGTGGGGGTCTAGCGGGAGGGGGCTAGCacggggggggctggcgcggggggctggcacgggggggctggcgcgggatGGCTTAGCGCGGGGTGGCTTGGTGCGGGGGGTCTGGCGCAGGGGTGGCTGGCGCGGGGGTGGCCTGTAGCGGGGGGGTGGCTGGCATGGGGGTTGTCTGGCGCGGGGAGCTGCCACGGGGGGGGGACTGGCACAGGGGAGGCTGGCACGGGGGGGGGCTGGCACGGGGGGGGCTGGCGCAGGGTGTCTGGCGCGGgcgtgtctggcgcgggggtggctGGCACGGGGGGCCTCGCAGGGGGGCTGGTGCAAGGGTCTggagcggggggtgtctggcgtggGGGTTGTCTGGCGTGgggtggctggcgcggggggcCTGGCGCGGGGCTGCCGTGGGGACCTCGCGGGGGGGGCTGCCGTGGGGGGGCTGGCACGGgggtggctggcgcggggggggctggcgggggggTGGCTGGCGCGGGTTGGGCTGACGCGggggggctggtggggggggcTCATGGGGTTTCTGGCGcgtggggtgtctggcgcgggggtgtctggcgcaggGGGGCTGGTGCGGGGGGTCCGGCGTGGGGGTCTAGCGGGAGGGGGCTAGCATGGGGGGAGCTGGCACAGGGGGGGGCTTGCAcgggggggggctggcgcggggggggctgCCGCGGGGGGGCTGCCGCGGGATGGCTTGGTGCGGGGGTCTGGCGCAGgggtggctggcgcgggggggcctggagcggggggggtggcgGGGGTGGCTGGTGCGGGGGGGTGGCGCAAGGGTCTGGCGCGAGGGCTGGCGAGGGGGCTGGCCGGGGGGCTCGCAGGGGGGCTGGCGGGGGAGCTGGCGCAAGGGTCTGGAGCAGAGGGTGTCTGGCGTGGTGCTTGTCAGGCGCGGGAGGGCTGGCGCGGGGGTTGCCACGGGGGCCTCGTGGGGAGGCTGGCGCGGGTGGGGGCTGGCACGGGGTGTCTGGCACGGGGTGTccggcgcgggggtgtctggagCGGGGGGcctggcgcgggggggctggcaAGGGGGGGCTGGCAGGGGTGCTGGCGCGGGGGGCTCGCaggggggctggcgggggggctGGCGGAAGGGTCTGGAGCAGGGGGGTGTCTGGCGTGGGggttgtctggcgcggggggctgccacggggggggctggcgcgggggaggctggcgcggggggggctgGCACGGGGGGGGCTGTCGCGGGGTGTCTGGCACGGGGGTGGCTGGTGCGGCGGTCTGGCGCGGGGGACCTCACGGGGGGGGCTGCcgtgggggggctggcgcggaGGGGGCCTGGCGCAGGGGGTCTGGCGCGGGTTGGGCTGACGCggggggctggtggggggggcTCATGGGGTTTCTGGCAcgtggggtgtctggcgcggggggggctgGTGCGGGGGTCCGGCGTGGGGGTCTAGCGGGAGGGGGCTAGCacggggggggctggcgcgggggggctggcgcgggatGGCTTGGCGCGGGGGGCTGG
This sequence is a window from Erythrolamprus reginae isolate rEryReg1 unplaced genomic scaffold, rEryReg1.hap1 scaffold_161, whole genome shotgun sequence. Protein-coding genes within it:
- the LOC139155959 gene encoding basic proline-rich protein-like, with protein sequence MSPPHQPPASAQPAPATPTQDPLRQAPPRQPPHGSPPREVPAAAPRQAPPRQPPHARHPPLQTLAPAPLRGPPCQPPPHQPPPRQTAAPATPVPDTPRQPPPHQPPPWQPPAPDNPHARHPPAPDPSASPPASPPASPPASPPRASPLRQPPRASTPASPPLASTPAPGPPLQTPPRRTPRASPPPAPAPPRGPRGSPRARPPRQPSRA
- the LOC139155960 gene encoding uncharacterized protein — translated: MSPPHQPPRVSPTRASHPPASPPRASHPRASPPTAAPPARSPRQPRARPPAPATPRQTTPTPDTPRSRPLHQPPCEAPRASHPRARHARARHPAPAPPVPAPPRASLPCASPPPVAAPRARQPPCQPPPRYRPPPRQPPLRQTPRTKPPRAKPSRASPPVPAPRASPPRASPLPLDPHAGPPHQPPPRQTPHVPETP